In Malania oleifera isolate guangnan ecotype guangnan chromosome 8, ASM2987363v1, whole genome shotgun sequence, a single window of DNA contains:
- the LOC131161895 gene encoding serine/threonine-protein kinase CTR1 isoform X1, whose protein sequence is MPHRTTYFFPRQFPDRGFDASAKKIWDHEKKITKESFSVDGERKGATEETSGGGRKTPSAVSDLFTGDKFQSKKQFAAFYGWLVEKKGEIRSSSGYGKAKVNDDDERELLIPPEAVPAPAPVPEVVITKDRGFDRQASTTLQRLSSIGSSSYAGSLFSGTTLEGIASSVDVKDTQASVVSETTTTLRQDEEEREEDERIRESLAEKTRESYYLQLTLARRLTSHALLATQPLILHESGLEFSGISSDAETVSYRLWISGCLSYTDKISDGFYNIIGMNPYLWVMCNELEEGRRLPSLMSLKAVEPSETSMEVVLVDRHEDSRLKELQDKAQELYCASENTSVLVEKLGKLVAIYMGGSFPAEQGDLHKRWKLVSRRLRDFQKCIVLPIGSLSMGLCRHRAILFKKLADHIGLPCRIARGCKYCVADHRSSCLVKIEDARQFLREYVVDLVGEPGNIHGPDSSINGGLFSTMPSPFQISHLKEFRQPYVDNASCTQILNTKDPCASTSENLLYSVNGIEIQHNRDNDFPENQKDSLNAPIAQDRGAVESTVVPFEFKEKTDSCILQSPAMPFPKDIIYEDLDVAAKASMHEQWLDREKVIIRQSYKEEIVASGSSNVNIAGKQPKVGFSSQLNVKEVENRVESQGRFTALAIPRYLNLEPSLAMDWLEISWDELHIKERVGAGSFGTVHRAEWHGSDVAVKVLTVQDFQDDQLKEFLREVAIMKRVRHPNVVLFMGAVTKRPHLSIVTEYLPRGSMYRLIHRPTSGEVLDHRRRLRMALDVAKGINYLHRLNPPIVHWDLKSPNLLVDKNWTVKVCDFGLSRFKANTFIPSKSVAGTPEWMAPEFLRGEPSNEKSDVYSFGVILWELLTMQQPWNGLSPAQVVGAVAFQNRRLAIPQNTSPKLASLMESCWADEPAQRPTFANIVESLKKLLKLPTTQLLEVGGE, encoded by the exons ATGCCTCACCGAACGACTTACTTCTTTCCGAGGCAGTTTCCTGATCGGGGATTTGATGCGTCGGCGAAGAAGATATGGGATCACGAGAAGAAGATCACGAAAGAGAGCTTTAGTGTGGATGGTGAGCGTAAAGGAGCCACCGAGGAGACTAGTGGGGGTGGTCGTAAGACCCCATCAGCTGTATCAGATCTGTTCACGGGCGACAAGTTTCAAAGCAAGAAGCAATTTGCGGCTTTTTACGGCTGGTTGGTTGAGAAGAAAGGGGAAATACGATCATCATCGGGTTACGGGAAGGCAAAGGTAAACGACGATGACGAACGGGAGCTACTTATCCCACCGGAAGCTGTGCCGGCTCCGGCGCCGGTGCCGGAGGTGGTAATTACGAAAGATCGGGGTTTCGACCGGCAGGCGTCGACGACGTTGCAGAGGCTGTCGAGTATTGGGAGTAGCAGCTATGCGGGGAGCTTGTTTTCGGGGACGACATTGGAAGGAATTGCGTCGAGCGTCGACGTTAAGGATACGCAGGCCTCGGTGGTTTCGGAGACGACGACGACACTAAGGCAAGATGAGGAGGAGCGGGAAGAGGATGAGAGGATTAGGGAATCTCTGGCGGAGAAGACGAGGGAGAGTTATTATCTCCAGCTTACTCTTGCTAGGAGGCTGACTTCTCATGCATTGCTTGCCACCCAACCTTTGATTTTGCATGAGAGTGGGTTGGAGTTCTCTGGCATTTCTTCTGATGCCGAAACTGTATCTTATCGTCTTTgg ATTAGTGGTTGCTTGTCATACACAGACAAGATATCAGATGgattttataacattattgggatgAATCCGTATCTGTGGGTGATGTGCAATGAATTGGAGGAAGGTAGACGGTTGCCATCTTTAATGTCTTTGAAAGCTGTTGAACCCAGTGAGACATCTATGGAGGTGGTTCTTGTGGATAGACATGAGGACTCCCGCCTTAAAGAACTTCAGGACAAAGCTCAAGAACTGTATTGTGCTTCGGAGAACACTTCAGTGCTGGTGGAGAAACTTGGCAAACTTGTTGCTATCTATATGGG GGGTAGTTTTCCTGCGGAGCAAGGTGATCTCCACAAGCGCTGGAAATTGGTTAGTAGGAGATTGAGGGATTTTCAAAAATGTATTGTTCTCCCCATTGGTAGCCTCTCAATGGGACTCTGTAGACATCGCGCAATTCTATTTAAG AAACTGGCAGATCACATAGGTTTGCCTTGCCGAATAGCTCGAGGTTGCAAGTATTGTGTGGCGGACCACCGTTCTTCTTGTCTTGTTAAAATTGAAGATGCAAGGCAGTTCCTGAG GGAATATGTAGTTGATCTAGTTGGGGAACCGGGCAATATCCATGGTCCAGATTCCTCAATCAATGGGGGTTTATTTTCAACAATGCCTTCACCATTTCAAATTTCTCATCTAAAAGAATTCCGACAGCCTTATGTGGATAATGCATCGTGTACTCAAATTCTAAACACAAAGGATCCATGTGCTTCTACTTCTGAAAATCTTCTATATTCAG TAAACGGGATAGAAATTCAACATAATAGGGACAATGACTTccctgaaaatcagaaggattCTTTGAACGCTCCTATTGCTCAAGATCGTGGAGCAGTGGAATCCACTGTGGTACCTTTTGAGTTCAAAGAGAAAACTGATAGTTGCATTCTTCAGAGTCCAGCAATGCCTTTTCCCAAGGACATTATTTATGAAGATCTGGATGTTGCTGCCAAGGCGTCAATGCATGAACAATGGCTTGATAGAGAGAAAGTTATAATAAGACAATCTTACAAAGAAGAGATTGTTGCTTCTGGAAGTTCAAATGTGAACATTGCTGGAAAGCAACCTAAAGTGGGCTTCTCTAGCCAACTAAATGTCAAGGAAGTTGAGAACAGAGTTGAGAGTCAAGGCAGATTCACTGCTCTAGCCATCCCTAGATATTTGAATCTTGAGCCCTCTCTTGCAATGGACTGGCTAGAGATATCATGGGATGAATTGCATATAAAGGAGCGTGTTGGTGCTG GTTCATTTGGGACTGTGCACCGCGCTGAATGGCATGGATCG GATGTTGCAGTCAAGGTTCTAACTGTCCAGGATTTTCAAGATGATCAATTGAAGGAGTTCCTTAGAGAG GTTGCAATAATGAAACGTGTCCGCCATCCAAATGTGGTTCTCTTCATGGGTGCAGTTACAAAGCGTCCACATCTTTCAATTGTTACAGAATATCTTCCTAG GGGCAGTATGTATCGCCTCATTCACAGACCAACTTCAGGGGAAGTTTTGGATCATAGGAGGAGGTTACGAATGGCATTAGATGTG GCCAAGGGGATCAATTATTTGCATCGTTTGAATCCTCCAATAGTGCATTGGGATCTTAAATCTCCAAATTTATTGGTTGATAAAAATTGGACAGTAAAG GTGTGTGATTTTGGGTTGTCCAGATTCAAAGCTAATACATTTATACCATCAAAATCTGTTGCTGGAACA CCTGAGTGGATGGCCCCAGAATTCCTCCGTGGAGAGCCCTCAAATGAGAAATCTGATGTTTACAGTTTTGGAGTCATCCTATGGGAGCTTTTGACCATGCAGCAGCCATGGAATGGACTTAGCCCTGCACAG GTGGTTGGAGCTGTAGCTTTCCAAAATAGAAGGCTTGCTATCCCGCAAAATACATCCCCCAAGTTGGCCAGCCTCATGGAATCTTGCTGGGCGGA TGAACCTGCGCAACGCCCCACATTTGCCAACATTGTCGAGTCACTGAAGAAGCTGCTGAAGTTGCCTACCACGCAGCTGTTAGAGGTGGGAGGGGAATGA
- the LOC131161895 gene encoding serine/threonine-protein kinase CTR1 isoform X2 — MPHRTTYFFPRQFPDRGFDASAKKIWDHEKKITKESFSVDGERKGATEETSGGGRKTPSAVSDLFTGDKFQSKKQFAAFYGWLVEKKGEIRSSSGYGKAKVNDDDERELLIPPEAVPAPAPVPEVVITKDRGFDRQASTTLQRLSSIGSSSYAGSLFSGTTLEGIASSVDVKDTQASVVSETTTTLRQDEEEREEDERIRESLAEKTRESYYLQLTLARRLTSHALLATQPLILHESGLEFSGISSDAETVSYRLWISGCLSYTDKISDGFYNIIGMNPYLWVMCNELEEGRRLPSLMSLKAVEPSETSMEVVLVDRHEDSRLKELQDKAQELYCASENTSVLVEKLGKLVAIYMGGSFPAEQGDLHKRWKLVSRRLRDFQKCIVLPIGSLSMGLCRHRAILFKKLADHIGLPCRIARGCKYCVADHRSSCLVKIEDARQFLREYVVDLVGEPGNIHGPDSSINGGLFSTMPSPFQISHLKEFRQPYVDNASCTQILNTKDPCASTSENLLYSVNGIEIQHNRDNDFPENQKDSLNAPIAQDRGAVESTVVPFEFKEKTDSCILQSPAMPFPKDIIYEDLDVAAKASMHEQWLDREKVIIRQSYKEEIVASGSSNVNIAGKQPKVGFSSQLNVKEVENRVESQGRFTALAIPRYLNLEPSLAMDWLEISWDELHIKERVGAGSFGTVHRAEWHGSDVAVKVLTVQDFQDDQLKEFLREVAIMKRVRHPNVVLFMGAVTKRPHLSIVTEYLPRGSMYRLIHRPTSGEVLDHRRRLRMALDVAKGINYLHRLNPPIVHWDLKSPNLLVDKNWTVKVCDFGLSRFKANTFIPSKSVAGTVENFLRTASISL; from the exons ATGCCTCACCGAACGACTTACTTCTTTCCGAGGCAGTTTCCTGATCGGGGATTTGATGCGTCGGCGAAGAAGATATGGGATCACGAGAAGAAGATCACGAAAGAGAGCTTTAGTGTGGATGGTGAGCGTAAAGGAGCCACCGAGGAGACTAGTGGGGGTGGTCGTAAGACCCCATCAGCTGTATCAGATCTGTTCACGGGCGACAAGTTTCAAAGCAAGAAGCAATTTGCGGCTTTTTACGGCTGGTTGGTTGAGAAGAAAGGGGAAATACGATCATCATCGGGTTACGGGAAGGCAAAGGTAAACGACGATGACGAACGGGAGCTACTTATCCCACCGGAAGCTGTGCCGGCTCCGGCGCCGGTGCCGGAGGTGGTAATTACGAAAGATCGGGGTTTCGACCGGCAGGCGTCGACGACGTTGCAGAGGCTGTCGAGTATTGGGAGTAGCAGCTATGCGGGGAGCTTGTTTTCGGGGACGACATTGGAAGGAATTGCGTCGAGCGTCGACGTTAAGGATACGCAGGCCTCGGTGGTTTCGGAGACGACGACGACACTAAGGCAAGATGAGGAGGAGCGGGAAGAGGATGAGAGGATTAGGGAATCTCTGGCGGAGAAGACGAGGGAGAGTTATTATCTCCAGCTTACTCTTGCTAGGAGGCTGACTTCTCATGCATTGCTTGCCACCCAACCTTTGATTTTGCATGAGAGTGGGTTGGAGTTCTCTGGCATTTCTTCTGATGCCGAAACTGTATCTTATCGTCTTTgg ATTAGTGGTTGCTTGTCATACACAGACAAGATATCAGATGgattttataacattattgggatgAATCCGTATCTGTGGGTGATGTGCAATGAATTGGAGGAAGGTAGACGGTTGCCATCTTTAATGTCTTTGAAAGCTGTTGAACCCAGTGAGACATCTATGGAGGTGGTTCTTGTGGATAGACATGAGGACTCCCGCCTTAAAGAACTTCAGGACAAAGCTCAAGAACTGTATTGTGCTTCGGAGAACACTTCAGTGCTGGTGGAGAAACTTGGCAAACTTGTTGCTATCTATATGGG GGGTAGTTTTCCTGCGGAGCAAGGTGATCTCCACAAGCGCTGGAAATTGGTTAGTAGGAGATTGAGGGATTTTCAAAAATGTATTGTTCTCCCCATTGGTAGCCTCTCAATGGGACTCTGTAGACATCGCGCAATTCTATTTAAG AAACTGGCAGATCACATAGGTTTGCCTTGCCGAATAGCTCGAGGTTGCAAGTATTGTGTGGCGGACCACCGTTCTTCTTGTCTTGTTAAAATTGAAGATGCAAGGCAGTTCCTGAG GGAATATGTAGTTGATCTAGTTGGGGAACCGGGCAATATCCATGGTCCAGATTCCTCAATCAATGGGGGTTTATTTTCAACAATGCCTTCACCATTTCAAATTTCTCATCTAAAAGAATTCCGACAGCCTTATGTGGATAATGCATCGTGTACTCAAATTCTAAACACAAAGGATCCATGTGCTTCTACTTCTGAAAATCTTCTATATTCAG TAAACGGGATAGAAATTCAACATAATAGGGACAATGACTTccctgaaaatcagaaggattCTTTGAACGCTCCTATTGCTCAAGATCGTGGAGCAGTGGAATCCACTGTGGTACCTTTTGAGTTCAAAGAGAAAACTGATAGTTGCATTCTTCAGAGTCCAGCAATGCCTTTTCCCAAGGACATTATTTATGAAGATCTGGATGTTGCTGCCAAGGCGTCAATGCATGAACAATGGCTTGATAGAGAGAAAGTTATAATAAGACAATCTTACAAAGAAGAGATTGTTGCTTCTGGAAGTTCAAATGTGAACATTGCTGGAAAGCAACCTAAAGTGGGCTTCTCTAGCCAACTAAATGTCAAGGAAGTTGAGAACAGAGTTGAGAGTCAAGGCAGATTCACTGCTCTAGCCATCCCTAGATATTTGAATCTTGAGCCCTCTCTTGCAATGGACTGGCTAGAGATATCATGGGATGAATTGCATATAAAGGAGCGTGTTGGTGCTG GTTCATTTGGGACTGTGCACCGCGCTGAATGGCATGGATCG GATGTTGCAGTCAAGGTTCTAACTGTCCAGGATTTTCAAGATGATCAATTGAAGGAGTTCCTTAGAGAG GTTGCAATAATGAAACGTGTCCGCCATCCAAATGTGGTTCTCTTCATGGGTGCAGTTACAAAGCGTCCACATCTTTCAATTGTTACAGAATATCTTCCTAG GGGCAGTATGTATCGCCTCATTCACAGACCAACTTCAGGGGAAGTTTTGGATCATAGGAGGAGGTTACGAATGGCATTAGATGTG GCCAAGGGGATCAATTATTTGCATCGTTTGAATCCTCCAATAGTGCATTGGGATCTTAAATCTCCAAATTTATTGGTTGATAAAAATTGGACAGTAAAG GTGTGTGATTTTGGGTTGTCCAGATTCAAAGCTAATACATTTATACCATCAAAATCTGTTGCTGGAACA GTAGAGAATTTTCTTCGCACTGCATCAATCAGCTTGTAA